In Hippoglossus stenolepis isolate QCI-W04-F060 chromosome 20, HSTE1.2, whole genome shotgun sequence, the following are encoded in one genomic region:
- the dtl gene encoding denticleless protein homolog yields the protein MLFRSIVDRGVGRRRQNAVPADPWPRLPLSSLLQGFKCVRHDEHISYGNLGDSVPPFGLAFSSAGTQQNILAAANEEGIVRIYNTESRDNPLLKEWLAHENAVFDIAWVPGEPQLVTAAGDQMARLWDVKSGDMLGSFKGHLCSLKSVAFAPEEKAVFCTGARDGNIMVWDTRCSKKDGFYRQVKQISGAHNKAETNAPLKIKKRRSSTRGMAPSVDTQQSVTVVLFRDQHTLISSGAVDGVIKQWDLRKNYTAHRQDPAPLQTYPYPGSCMRMRLGYSGLVLDSTRSNVMCNCTDDNIYMFNLSGIKTNPVAVFSGHQNSSFYIKSTISPDDQFLASGSSDNHTYIWKISEPQHPPMTLQGHSEEVTSVVWCPTDFTKIASCSDDHTVRIWRLHRETEEVRSAVGEANLVGWARRKSPTRPSVRAETTPAKTQRTESRPGLVSPRLAACAPSGAALPLSSSTTSPVQPLDGKAAAARQRTPSSIKQWLSPSRGSPGQVTPPLRRVLSPCPQSLASSTSPIERRAKRRLETIASAGCEGAEQCDCVTELYPAPKRGRTLAGICCPVQESRSQTDCPAEDKQSSSRQSGKENYSPRGMDWLSVMAQKMRKGQGSPSSPRSPSASKKQEGKTPASPTNRSPQNMKKISTYFRRPTLE from the exons ATGCTTTTCCGCTCGATTGTTGACAGAGGAGTTGGCAGACGAAGGCAGAACG CCGTCCCTGCAGATCCTTGGCCCAGGCTCCCCCTGAGCTCTCTGCTTCAAGGCTTCAAGTGCGTCCGACATGACGAACACATCTCCTATGGAAACCTGGGGGACTCCGTGCCACCGTTTGGATTAGCTTTCTCCTCTG CCGGGACGCAGCAGAACATCCTCGCTGCAGCCAATGAAGAAGGCATCGTGAGGATCTACAACACGGAGAGCAGAGACAACCCGCTTCTCAAAG AATGGCTGGCTCATGAGAATGCTGTCTTTGACATTGCCTGGGTACCGGGGGAGCCTCAATTG GTGACGGCTGCAGGTGATCAAATGGCCCGGCTGTGGGACGTGAAGTCAGGAGACATGTTGGGCAGCTTCAAGGGTCACCTCTGCAGCCTCAAGTCTGTTGCATTCGCACCTGAGGAGAAAG CTGTGTTCTGCACTGGAGCCAGAGATGGAAATATTATGGTCTGGGACACGAGGTGCAGCAAGAAAG ATGGTTTCTACAGACAAGTGAAACAGATCAGTGGCGCTCACAACAAAGCAGAGACCAACGCCCCcttgaaaataaagaagagacGTAGCAGCACTCGGGGCATGGCTCCCAGTGTG GACACCCAGCAGAGTGTCACAGTGGTTTTGTTTCGGGATCAGCACACGCTCATCTCCTCTGGGGCCGTCGATGG AGTGATCAAGCAATGGGATCTGAGAAAGAACTACACTGCTCACCGTCAGGATCCGGCTCCACTGCAGACGTACCCGTACCCGGGTTCCTGCATGCGCATGCGGCTCG gttaTTCCGGACTTGTTCTGGACTCCACAAGATCAAATGTGATGTGTAACTGCACTGATGACAATATCTACATGTTCAACCTCAGTGGAATAAAGACAAATCCAG TGGCTGTTTTCAGTGGCCACCAGAATTCCTCATTTTATATCAAGTCCACTATCAGCCCAGACGACCAGTTCTTGGCCAGTGGCTCAAGTGACAATCACACATACATCTGGAAG ATTTCTGAGCCTCAACATCCTCCCATGACCCTTCAAGGCCACAGTGAGGAAGTGACATCAGTCGTGTGGTGTCCCACAGATTTCACCAAG ATTGCTTCCTGTTCGGACGACCACACTGTCCGGATCTGGAGGCTTCACCGGGAAACAGAGGAGGTGCGGTCTGCAGTGGGAGAAGCAAACCTCGTGGGCTGGGCGCGTCGGAAATCTCCAACAA GGCCCTCAGTCAGAGCTGAGACGACTCCCGCCAAAACCCAGAGGACAGAGAGTCGTCCAGGCCTCGTGTCTCCCCGGCTCGCTGCCTGTGCTCCGAGTGGAGCCGCCCTGCCTCTGTCCTCCAGCACCACTTCACCTGTCCAGCCTCTGGATGGAAAGGCAGCTGCTGCTCGCCAGAGAACGCCATCCTCTATCAAACAGTGGTTATCTCCGAGCCGCGGGTCTCCCGGTCAGGTCACCCCTCCTCTCCGCAGGGTTCTGAGCCCGTGTCCCCAAAGTCTGGCGAGCAGCACCTCTCCCATCGAGCGACGGGCCAAACGGCGGCTGGAGACCATTGCGTCTGCCGGCTGTGAGGGCGCGGAACAATGCGACTGTGTTACTGAACTTTACCCTGCGCCCAAGAGAGGCCGGACCCTGGCTGGTATCTGCTGCCCTGTTCAGGAGAGCAGGTCACAAACAGACTGTCCCGCAGAGGACAAGCAAAGCTCATCGAGACAGAGTGGCAAAGAGAATTACTCTCCCAGAGGAATGGACTGGCTGTCTGTGATGGCACAAAAGATGAGGAAGGGTCAAGGAAGCCCGAGTAGTCCCAGAAGTCCCAGTGCCTCGAAGAAACAGGAAGGGAAAACACCAGCTTCACCG acgAACCGCTCGCcgcaaaacatgaaaaaaatctCCACGTACTTCAGGAGACCGACTCTGGAGTGA
- the ints7 gene encoding integrator complex subunit 7: MSLSTARSFLSEACYGEQELDANSALMELDKGLRSGKLGEQCEAVVLFPKLFQKYPFPILINSAFLKLADIFRLGNNFLRLCVLKVTQQSEKHLEKILNVDEFVKRVFSVIHSNDPVARAITLRMLGSLASIIPERKNAHHSIRQSLDSHDNVEVEAAIFASASFSAQSKDFAAGICNKVSEMIQGLDTPVELKLKLIPMLQHMHHDASLASSSRELLQHLVNSYPSTPMVIVTLHTFTQLAAFSLFDIPKQLQLLLQYLKDDPRKAVKRLAINDLKLLAKKAPHLWIRENTQTLCECALTSPYDSLKLGMLSVLSTLSGTIAIKQYFSNMTGSSSVPPSLSDLVKLAQECCYHSNLAVAAHGVIVLSNIAISCPEKDIVQLEQDTVLGVESLLMLCSQDSSPSAQATLKTALTSLVKMLKSRPHLSQSVVEFLLGQLHLSCDSSRVLMCHALAAIATHLPVLGDGMLGDLVDLYRVASHSSTDKQQELLVSLATVIFVASQSSLSADVKTVIKQQLENVANGWTVYRIARQASRMGCHEFSSELYQSLRTRVASEHFYFWLNSLKEFSQAEQCLCHVEDGDYSGAMTAIAEALRSYQKGIASLTAASTPLSPLTFQCEFIKLRIDTLQALSQLICTCNSLKTSPPPAIATTIALTSGNELQRCGRISLQMKVCMDEFRSLAARYADLHQSSFDADYATLRNVELQQQSCLLVSHVIEALILDPQAASFQEYGTLGSVQTESEYERRMMSVFNHVLEEVEGLTKKHPPVSYLHTGCLCDAVIALLKVPLSFQRYFFQKLQSTSIKLALSPSPRTPTEPIPVQNNQQLTLKVEGVVQHGSTPGLFRKIQSVCLNVTSVLQSKTGPEYKIALDTKTNEIEQRVEPHNDYFSTQFLLNFSILGTHTVTVEASVVDESGTEWKTGPKTTVSVKSLEDPYSQQLRHLQQQQQQQQQQQQQQQQQSVAQPAPQRAAYSRF, translated from the exons ATGTCACTTTCCACCGCTCGGTCGTTCCTATCTGAGGCCTGTTATGGCGAACAGGAGCTGGACGCTAACTCCGCGCTCATGGAGCTGGACAAAG GTCTGCGGTCAGGGAAGCTGGGGGAGCAGTGCGAGGCCGTGGTCCTCTTCCCCAAACTCTTCCAGAAGTACCCGTTCCCCATCCTCATCAACTCCGCCTTCCTCAAGCTGGCAGACATCTTCAGACTCGG GAACAACTTTCTGCGCCTGTGCGTGCTGAAGGTAACTCAGCAGAGTGAGAAACACTTGGAGAAGATCCTCAACGTGGACGAATTTGTTAAAAGGGTGTTTTCCGTCATCCACAGCAATGACCCAGTGGCCAGAGCCATCACGCTGAG GATGCTTGGTAGCTTGGCCTCCATCATCCCAGAGAGGAAGAACGCCCACCACAGTATTCGCCAAAGTCTGGACTCTCATGACAATGTAGAAGTGGAGGCGGCCATATTTGCTTCTGCAAGCTTCTCTGCACAGTCAAA AGACTTTGCAGCTGGGATTTGCAACAAAGTCAGTGAGATGATTCAAG GTTTGGATACTCCAGTGGAACTGAAGCTGAAGTTGATTCCGATGCTGCAGCACATGCACCATGATGCCAGCCTGGCgtccagcagcagagagctgctgcagcacctggTCAACTCGTATCCCTCCACCCCCATGGTGATCGTCACCCTGCACACCTTCACCCAGCTGGCTGCCTTCTCCCTCTTTGACATCCCTAAGCAG TTACAGCTCCTCCTACAATACCTTAAAGATGACCCAAGAAAAGCTGTGAAGAGACTTGCAATCAACGATCTAAAGCTCTTGGCTAAAAAGGCTCCTCATCTTTGGATCAGAGAAAACACTCAG ACTCTGTGCGAGTGCGCCCTGACGAGCCCTTACGACAGCTTGAAGCTGGGAATGTTGTCTGTTCTCTCCACCCTCTCTGGAACGATCGCAATCAAGCAGTACTTCAGTAACATGACAG GTAGCTCTTCAGTTCCCCCATCGCTCAGTGACCTGGTTAAACTGGCGCAAGAATGCTGTTACCACAGCAACCTGGCAGTGGCTGCTCACGGGGTCATTGTGCTTTCCAACATCGCCATTTCCTGCCCAGAGAAAG ACATAGTACAGTTGGAGCAGGACACAGTTTTGGGAGTGGAGTCTCTTCTGATGCTGTGCAGTCAGGACAGCAGCCCCAGTGCCCAGGCCACACTCAAA ACGGCCCTCACCTCATTGGTCAAGATGCTGAAAAGTCGACCCCATCTCAGCCAGTCGGTTGTGGAGTTTCTGCTTGGCCAGCTCCATTTATCCTGCGACTCCTCCCGCGTCCTCATGTGCCACGCTCTGGCGGCCATCGCCACCCACCTGCCGGTGCTGGGCGACGGCATGCTGGGAGATCTGGTGGACCTGTACAGAGTGGCCAGTCACTCCTCCACTGACAAGCAGCAAGAGCTTCTG GTTTCCTTGGCAACCGTGATTTTTGTTGCTAGCCAGTCGTCTTTATCAGCTGACGTGAAGACGGTCATCAAACAACAGCTGGAGAATGTGGCTAATGGCTGGACGGTGTACCGCATCGCACGCCAAGCCTCACGCATG GGCTGCCACGAGTTCTCCAGCGAGCTGTACCAGAGTCTGCGGACCCGTGTGGCATCGGAGCACTTCTACTTTTGGCTGAACAGCCTGAAGGAGTTTTCGCAGGCCGAGCAGTGCCTGTGTCACGTGGAGGACGGCGACTACAGCGGAGCCATGACCGCCATCGCCGAGGCCCTGCGCTCCTACCAAAAGGGCATCGCCTCCCTCACA GCTGCCAGCACTCCGCTGAGCCCGCTTACATTCCAGTGTGAGTTCATTAAGCTGCGGATTGACACTCTGCAAGCCCTGTCGCAGCTCATCTGCACTTGCAACAGCCTGAAAACCAGCCCTCCTCCAGCCATCGCCACCACCATCGCTCTCACCTCAGGCAACGAACTGCAGCGCTGCGGCCGCATCTCACTGCAG atgaaagtGTGCATGGACGAGTTCAGAAGTCTGGCAGCGCGCTATGCTGACTTACACCAGTCCTCGTTTGACGCAGACTACGCCACGCTTCGCAATGTGGAGCT ACAACAACAGAGCTGTTTGCTTGTTTCACATGTGATAGAAGCTTTGATTCTGGACCCACAGGCAGCCAG TTTTCAGGAGTACGGCACCCTGGGGTCAgtgcagacagagagtgagTACGAGCGACGGATGATGTCGGTGTTCAACCACgtgctggaggaagtggagggcCTCACAAAGAAACACCCTCCAGTGTCATACCTg CACACAGGGTGTCTCTGTGATGCTGTCATAGCTCTGCTCAAGGTCCCGCTGTCCTTCCAGAGGTACTTCTTCCAAAAGCTCCAGTCAACAAGCATTAAG cttgctctctctccatcccctcgCACACCGACTGAACCGATCCCAGTGCAGAACAACCAGCAGCTGACTCTCAAAGTGGAGGGCGTAGTGCAGCATGGTTCCACTCCAGGACTCTTCAGGAAGATCCAGTCTGTCTGTCTTAACGTCACTTCAGTTCTCCAGAGCAAGACGGGGCCGGAGTACAAG ATCGCACTTGACACTAAAACCAATGAGATTGAGCAGCGGGTAGAGCCGCACAATGACTACTTCAGCACCCAGTTCTTGCTGAATTTCTCCATCCTGGGCACCCACACCGTCACAGTGGAGGCGTCTGTGGTGGACGAGAGTGGCACCGAGTGGAAGACGGGGCCCAAGACAACGGTGTCGGTTAAATCCCTGGAGGATCCATACTCCCAGCAGCTCcgccacctgcagcagcagcagcagcagcaacagcagcaacagcagcagcagcagcagcaaagtgtAGCTCAGCCTGCTCCTCAGAGGGCAGCGTACTCCCGCTTCTAG